The following is a genomic window from Micropterus dolomieu isolate WLL.071019.BEF.003 ecotype Adirondacks linkage group LG12, ASM2129224v1, whole genome shotgun sequence.
ACAAAAGCACAACTGCAGATTAACATGACAAAGCATCAGTTACATCCTGAACAGCATTTCTTGATTCCTCAGTCTATCTAGTAGCAGAATACACAACATTGGGCTCCACTTCTCTTCTTCTTGCTTTTGCACTGAAATTCACTGCTGCGTAGTTCAGGTCATCAGAGCCCAGGTTCTGTTAAAGACAATATTTATAGTCACTTATCTTACCAAGCTAAAATTTAGAGAAAAGACTAAAGAAAGACTAGACataattttaaatgacaaaactaAGACAAGTAAATTATAATAAAGGATTCACCGCATGCTGTTGTGGATTCTCTTCTACACTGGCAGCTGAATGACAAAGACAATATGCCAAATAAGGTGACAAACATGTTCACAGAACTTTAAAGAAGTGAAAAAAGAATAATTCAAGTACAAGACAAAAACAGTTGCTTAAAAAAGTACCTTTCTGAAGTTTCCCAATTTTAACAACCAGACAGATGATGACCATTACTAGGAAAACAGTCAGACCGCCCAGGATCACACTCATCAGCTTTGTTATTGACTctgttaaaaaaagataatataaTTAGacactgttttctctctctgctggcttgAGAAGTGCTTACATCAAATTGACAAATGTGAGCCatactgtttttatattaaaaatgacTAGGGAATctgcagattaaaaaaaagattaaagagGATCTTACTTTTAGACTTTCTGTCAACGTCATCATGCGATTCGTCACTGCCTTGTAACAAAATTTCAACAATACTTATCGGTCAATTGTTTTGATAATAATTAAGTAGACACATATGTTCTTTTAGGGCAATTATTAAAATTGCAGATATAAAACGACAAAACACAAGAACAGGATTTTATAATAATCTTACcttcaacatttaaatgtatcacTCTGAAATTCACCCGTCCCTCTATGTAAAATCCACAGAAATACAACCCAGAGTCAGAAATATCCACTGTCTTCATTTTGAGAGAGACAGTGGAGATGTTGGAGCTCAtgttaaatttttcttttttaaatccatCACAGTAGAAAGGATCACTGTTAGAGCTGCTCATAGTGGAGACACATCTGGCCTCGGTTCTGTTGATCACTCTGAACCATAACGTCAAAGAGTCAGATGGGGACGTCTTAGAGCACGACAGTGTGACCTCTTCACCAAGCTGGACCTCCACAGTCTGAGTctcagaaacagagacagagatccAGCCTGAAACAGACAGCAGATAAGAAATAAGGTAACGAATTAACATTGAAAGAAAGAATACcttataatacatttaataataagTCAATCATTTTAGTTAAGAGAATTCAACAAAGTTGACAAATAAAGTGATGAGAGTTATTCAGTGCCAGTACTTACTGAGGCTGCAGAGAATTAAAGCTGTTATCAAAGGGAAGTTCATCTTTGTGTGTATGACTGAAGCTCTGCAAAGTCCGTAACTCAACTCTGACCAGGAAGAGTGCTCTCAATGTAAAGAGGCGGgctgtttccttttcttgtttttgcccCTAAAACTGACCACATAATTGTTTGATGAAGTAAAAATGCACGTCATGGAGTATGATATAGTCATACTTCAGGTTGTTTGATAAAATACAATCTTGGTGATGTTACAAAAATCTTCCAAGAATATATAAAGTATAAGAATCTAATAAAAGCACAAAGTCTAATCTTCGTATCCAAAACAAATACTGAGAAACCCAAACCAGCAGCAAGACAGAATAAAATGGTAAGTAATATATGAGGTAAAGAAAAAAGTGATTCCAGGCTCCTATGGAGGTGAATTCACTTAAAAGCCTGTCCATAAGTGTTACTATAACTACTACTACAAGTGTGTTTTTAGAAGGGATTTAAAAGATGAAACAGATTGCTTATGTCAAACCAGTCTATCCAGAAAGTGTCTGACTTGACTGACAAACAGCAAGCTGCAGAGGTTAAGGCCATACTGGTGTAAATGTGGTCTATTACAGgttattgaaatgttttaaatatacaAATTTATTATGAGGTTTTATTTCTGCACAAGTGTATCTGAGTTTAAGGTTTAGGTTTCATATACCTCAGTAATACGAGAAGTGCTGTTTGTCACCATAGTGACAAGTATAGCAATGGGCTggtcatacagtatgtttttataaattcaGGGGACCTGTTACCACCATTTGATT
Proteins encoded in this region:
- the LOC123980786 gene encoding uncharacterized protein LOC123980786, which produces MNFPLITALILCSLSWISVSVSETQTVEVQLGEEVTLSCSKTSPSDSLTLWFRVINRTEARCVSTMSSSNSDPFYCDGFKKEKFNMSSNISTVSLKMKTVDISDSGLYFCGFYIEGRVNFRVIHLNVEGSDESHDDVDRKSKKSITKLMSVILGGLTVFLVMVIICLVVKIGKLQKAASVEENPQQHANLGSDDLNYAAVNFSAKARRREVEPNVVYSATR